In Oreochromis aureus strain Israel breed Guangdong linkage group 22, ZZ_aureus, whole genome shotgun sequence, the genomic window GTTGTATTAATTTCATTTCCTCCTGCAGATTCTCCATATTCTGTGATTGGTGCCACGTTTAGTGATGGAAATAAAAAAGGTAATTTTAATGATCAGCACCTCATTTTACACAAACTCATTGTGAACACACCAAACCTGCACAGGTGTGTTTGTTACACATACAGCCCACTCACCTGATCATGTTTATGATCCACAGGTTCTTCACAGCCCGTCAACAACACGTATTTCTTACTGGAGAAACCCAAAGCATGAAGAAGCGGGCCGGACCAGTTTAGTTTCACCTGAATGCTCTGCTGTCAGGAACAATCTcactcagcacagatgtttatGGGAACATATAACATGTATATGTAGAGATTattctgtattattgtaaaaaCCTATGTGTGTTACTGTTAAGTCATAATACGATCTGAAAACATGAATACACCAGGAACTCTGTAAAAAACCAAACAGTCCTGAACGCTGTCATCAGGTGAAATGTTGCTCTGACAGATGTTTTTattctaaaatgttttttaatatgtgtgtgtactgaTGTGTGTGTACAGATGTGTGTGTACTGATGTGTGTGTACTGATGTGTGTGTACAGATGTGTGTGTACAGATGTGTGTGTACAGATGTGTGTGTACTGATGTGTGTGTACAGATGTGTGTGTACAGATGTGTGAGTACAGATGTGTGTGTACTGATGTGTGTGTACTGATGTGTGATTACAGATGTGTGTGTACAGATGTGTGTGTACAGATGTGTGTGTACTGATGTGTGAGTACAGATGTGTGTGTACAGATGTGTGAGTACTGATGTGTGTGTACTGATGTGTGTGTACAGATGTGTGTGTACAGATGTGTGTGTACTGATGTGTGAGTACAGATGTGTGTgtactgatgtgtgtgtgtacagatgtGTGTGTACAGATGTGTGAGTACTGATGTGTGTGTACTGATGTGTGAGTACAGATGTGTGTGTACTGATGTGTGAGTACTGATGTGTGAGTACAGATGTGTGTGTACTGATGTGTGTGTACAGATGTGTGAGTACTGATGTGTGTGTACTGATGTGTGAGTACAGATGTGTGAGTACAGATGTGTGTGTACAGATGTGTGAGTACTGATGTGTGAGTACAGATGTGTGTGTACTGATGTGTGAgtactgatgtgtgtgtgtacagatgtGTGAGTACTGATGTGTGTGTACTGATGTGTGAgtactgatgtgtgtgtgtacagatgtGTGAGTACTGATGTGTGTGTACTGATGTGTGAGTACAGATGTGTGTGTACAGATGTGTGTGTACTGATGTGTGAGTACTGATGTGTGTGTACAGATGTGTGTGTACTGATGTGTGAGTACAGATGTGTGAGTACTGATGTGTGTGTACTGATGTGTGAGTACTGATGTGTGTGTACAGATGTGTGTGTACTGATGTGTGAGTACTGATGTGTGAGTACTGATGTGTGAGTACAGATGTGTGTGTACTGATGTGTGAGTACTGATGTGTGAGTACAGATGTGTGTGTACTGATGTGTGTGTACTGATGTGTGTGTACAGATGTGTGTGTACTGATGTGTGTGTACTGATGTGTGTGTACTGATGTGTGAGTACTGATGTGTGTGTACAGATGTGTGTGTACTGATGTGTGAGTACTGATGTGTGAGTACTGATGTGTGTGTACAGATGTGTGTGTACTGATGTGTGAGTACTGATGTGTGAGTACAGATGTGTGTGTACTGATGTGTGAgtactgatgtgtgtgtgtacagatgtGTGAGTACTGATGTGTGTGTACTGATGTGTGAGTACAGATGTGTGTGTACAGATGTGTGTGTACAGATGTGTGAGTACTGATGTGTGTGTACAGATGTGTGTGTACTGATGTGTGAGTACAGATGTGTGAGTACTGATGTGTGTGTACTGATGTGTGAGTACAGATGTGTGTGTACAGATGTGTGAGTACTGATGTGTGTGTACAGATGTGTGTGTACTGATGTGTGAGTACAGATGTGTGAgtactgatgtgtgtgtgtactgatgtgtgtgtactgtaaaactgtaaataaattcattttgaaaattaaagcattaaaaatgcCATTAAATTGTTTTATAGTCTGTTTCTACAGTGGGAATTCATCATCAGAGCGACTTTTTTAATTATGTTAAATTACATCAAATGGATGTTTTTATGAACCGTTATTGGTGATTATATGTTTGGGACGTTTACTCAAAGTAATTCTAATAATGCCAACAGAGACCCGGCCTCTTAGAACAGAGATGTCAAAGAGACTTTTTACctggattaaataaataaaagtttaatgGTTAAATCATAAGTGTTTGTATTTCAGAGGGATTTGGAGATATGTAAATATGCAGATATTCATCTTTGAGGTTAGGCTCCTCCAGACGCTCGCCTGAGGCAGGTGGAACCCGTATCCCTGCTTATAAAGTTCAGACATCTTTACACTCTGCTCTGTTCTTCAGCACCAGCACTGTAACCCTCATATAACCAGATCATGAGTAAAGTGTAATTAAAAAGGAGGGCCAGGTCGCCGCATTACAGCCAGCATGGCCGCAAGAATGGCCCTACCGACTGTGACCTACACCACCCACAACCCTCCATCGAGATGCCTACGTGAGTGATGTGCTGTTctgagggagggggtgagcaaGTGCCCCCACCACAGAGAGCAGTCCCGAGTCTCACACTGCGTCACAACAACAGACACAGTAAAGGGAGGAGACACACCCTTCACCCTGCTGATATgtggcatctttacacagcctgggGTCTcacctggtgtgatagaccccagcctctatggatctggTGCTCTCAGTGAAGAACTGATGAAGAGGATTTTAGCTTCCAGTGCTTCTTCATCAATATCTGAATGAGTGACTGATCAGTGTgatttctgacacacacacgtgGAACCGCACAGCTTTAAAAATACACACTTCCACTGAACTCAGTGGACTCAGTGTTGTGACGTGTAAATGGCTTCTTGTCATATTATTAATATCCTTTGGTTTCCGTGTGCATTTTTTCTTCCTGCAACTCTGGTTAAAACCACAAGTTTCCAGCTAATAACACTTTGCCTCCTCTGTGTGTCGTCAGTCGAGTTGGTCCTTACGTTTGTTGATCTGTCTGCAGAGGTTTGTGGTTGTAAAGCTGCGTGGTTACGAGCAGCAGGAAGAACAGGCGTGTTCACAGAGGCCGAGTTCCTGTTCTCAGATCACACAGGAACTATTCAGACACTTCCCACTGTGTCAGGATGAAGGTGAACATCTTCTGCTGCCTGTTAGTCTGCACTCTGGGCTCTAATGTCACTGCAGGTGAGACTCTTTCACTTTATtcacatttacatatttatagTTTACATATAAGACTCAGATAATAAAAGCTGTGAAGTTCAGTGTGAGACTGTGTGCTTGGATAAAAGTGTGAACGCAGCTCAAAGTGTCCGACGCGTCGTGTCACAGTTTTTATCTCACTGACAGTAAATCTGTCATAAAATGATCCATCAGTTATTTTACAGATGAACGAAGTCATTTTGTTCGGACTATAAAAAGTTAGAAAAGACTGAGTGCTTCATACGACCAACAGTCCAACCTCCAATCAGGAAATCAGCGTTTCCTGATTGAAGCTACGATCATGAGTTCGTGGTTCTGGctctttgacccagtgttttgtgtttgtgcactTCTGAATCGTTGCTGTATTCTTAAAGAgatttataagatttgtgcttcCTAGTTTAGTCCTCTGGTGCTTTTGAGTTTTCTGATCAGGTTGTTTACGTtcctctgtgtttcctgtgGAAGTCAGTCTTGTCTCCATGGTTATTtacctctctctcttcctcaccTTCATCCATTTCCTCtctgtgtttcctcctttttctgCTCCGTCTGTTCTGTTTCCGTGTTTCCCCTGAACAAAAACCACACAGAGTGAAGAGTCTCAGTGTgttgctacttcctgttttattttgatagtccttgtCTCATGTGCATTGTGTTCACTTTTGCTTGCCCTGTCTCGCTGTGTCTGATTGGTTCCTGCTGTCTTCCCATGTGTTTCCTTGATCACCCCTGACAGGACAGAGATCTTCCATTACGCCTCCTGTCCTAATGtcctctctccctgaggacactccagggccaagcacagcagtgggtgaccaaaacgacagcgatgacgaagcggctcagccacctacgacagggagaaagaggaaaggagacagggatgatgagctgctagacctcatcagagaggacatgaggcagcaaagagaggctgaggagaggagagcagggagaggacggacagactgttttcacttctagaaagattagttcccaaatgagttacgtattgagaaatttatttatttgaatatatttgttacattgttatatgtgcTGCATTAGTTTAAAAGTGTAATGTTATGATtaaattgattcaaacaaacagtaattgtcactgaactcatttgatttacaggcatttgtaacaTGTATGAACATAATGCTAACGTGGAACAATTTTACATGGAAATTTATTTAataagaataaaagaaataacaatAGAACAAGAATATTTATAATACATGAACAATAATCAGGCCTGAGATCCTCCTGGTTAAACAAACTGGGACACTCAGGTTAACCCTGCAGGCTCTGGTTCAGGAAAAGGTGGAAAACAACATAAACAGTTTTAGTAGAAAGGtattgtttcatttattttaagtgaGCAAAGCATTATTCTAATTATTAAGCCTAAGTAAAATATACTAATATGCAGTGAAAAGTCTTCAATTTGATACACTTCATCTGTGTAAGCGTTTTTGTGAACTCAAAAATAATCGTTTTCAgctttgtgacatttttacaGCCCATCACACACAGATACGTTGTTACCGTGTGTCCACAGCATCTGAAGGTTTATGTGATTCTGAAaaactctgtttgtttttgcaggttTAACCCATGAAGGACTTAAGGAGGGGACACAGGTCAGTCTGCGCTGTCCTCACTCTGTGGAGGGTAATGTGAGGTGGAGCAGAGAGAGTGGAGGAAGCAGAGCTGACATACTTACAGCTGATGGAGGCGGGGTCATAAAACACATCAATGATCCACAGAAACGATACAGTTCACTGGCTGATCGATCTCTGATCACCCTCAGAGCTGCTCTCTCAGACTCTGGCAGATACTTCTGTAACCATGAAGCAGCTGTGGAGCTGACAGTGATCCCATCAGGTAACATCAGGTTTTTctattttatgtttaaaatcCATCTCTGTTACAAGTGACATGCAAACATATTTTAAACACTTTGTCAGGTTAAATCAAATGTGTCTGTGAAGCATGAACTCCCATAATGCACCTCTCTGCATAACCACAGAGCTTTGACACCAGGAGCATAAATCCTTCATCAGTCTCTCTGAACGCTGACAGAAAGTTTGACTCATCATCGACTCTTCACACAAAATGATCGAGTGCAGCTGAATTCAGTCAGATGATATCAGACTATGAACGACTGTAAATATTAGACAGACAGCATCCatccttcatcatcatcatcatcatcatcatcctcatccattttcttaaccacttCTTGTTGCAGTAACTTTAGTGCACAGCTTCCTGTTTAACAGTCTGCATGTTGGAAAGAATCACTTTAATGATAAATGTCATTAATATTCACAGGAACTAAAATAGTGAGTGTTGCAGAGAGGAGCAGCATCACTCTGAACTGTTCTCATCATGTTGGAGGATCAGCTGTTCCCACATGGAGCAGAGACTCTGGAGAAATAAATGAAGGAAGGATTTCTGTTTCCACTGAGGACAAAACATTAAGTATAAGAGAAGCTGAGCCTGCTGACTCTGGACTGTACAACTGTGATGGAAAACCAGCTGTTTATCTGAATGTGACCAAAGGACAGAGATCTGACAGAGGTGAGACACATGAACCCAAAACACATTAAACTCCATGTTCAATGAGCTAAACCTGAGGGGTCTGCAGCCACCAGCACATCATACTGTATAGctcaaagaggaagaagagcagagagCAGGAGGAGTTTAGGTTAGATCTTTGAGTTTGATCAGTGCTGTCGATGACGTCACTGTGTTTGCTCCTGTATAACACGGCAGTAAACAACCCAGAAAACAACCATAATTCAGACTTTTAACAAATCCAGTACCCAATCATTGTTTCCAAATCTCAAAATAttatgaaatgtttttgttttttagttatagaaattgtatttttttttaaaacgtgcattttatttatttatggtataTATTTGGCTAAAATACGTATGTGTAA contains:
- the LOC120435445 gene encoding hemicentin-1-like, with translation MKVNIFCCLLVCTLGSNVTAGLTHEGLKEGTQVSLRCPHSVEGNVRWSRESGGSRADILTADGGGVIKHINDPQKRYSSLADRSLITLRAALSDSGRYFCNHEAAVELTVIPSGTKIVSVAERSSITLNCSHHVGGSAVPTWSRDSGEINEGRISVSTEDKTLSIREAEPADSGLYNCDGKPAVYLNVTKGQRSDRDNETTSATITTTVTHQPAETSAPSANHHLFVLGIRALAVFVCSLVPVIICFIWRQKSKRRGNDKQLHVYDETPAGAELHVINGET